In the Maridesulfovibrio bastinii DSM 16055 genome, one interval contains:
- a CDS encoding iron-containing alcohol dehydrogenase encodes MAVQEQVYGYFIPSVTLIGIGAHKEIPAKIRALGGTKPLLVTDKGITGAGLTKMITDLLASEGMDVVVYDETIPNPTDKNVHAGVEIYKKNNCDSLITLGGGSSHDCGKGVGLVVANGGKIHDYEGVDKSTQPMPPYVAVNTTAGTASEMTRFCIITDTSRHVKMAIVDWRVTPGIALDDPLLMVGMPPALTAATGMDALTHSVEAYVSTAATPMTDSAAEKSIELIAKYLRPAVANGTDIEAREAMCFAQYLGGMAFNNASLGHVHAMAHQLGGFYDLPHGECNAILLPHVEKVNLIAKVDRFVKIAQLMGENTEGLSPMEAAELALTAIKRLSADIGIPSGLVELGKRYGKEVKEEDIPTMTANAQKDACALTNPRLLKDAEVAAIYKGAL; translated from the coding sequence ATGGCAGTACAGGAACAAGTTTACGGCTATTTCATTCCTAGTGTTACTCTGATCGGAATTGGTGCACATAAAGAAATTCCTGCTAAAATCAGAGCTCTTGGTGGAACTAAGCCTCTGCTCGTTACTGATAAGGGTATCACCGGTGCCGGTCTTACCAAAATGATAACCGACCTGCTTGCTTCAGAAGGCATGGATGTTGTCGTATATGACGAGACCATCCCTAACCCTACTGATAAAAATGTTCACGCCGGTGTTGAAATTTATAAGAAAAACAACTGCGACAGCCTTATCACTCTCGGTGGCGGTAGCTCACATGACTGCGGTAAAGGTGTCGGCCTTGTTGTTGCAAACGGCGGAAAAATTCATGACTACGAAGGTGTAGACAAGTCTACTCAGCCTATGCCTCCTTACGTAGCTGTTAACACAACTGCAGGAACAGCATCTGAAATGACCCGTTTCTGCATCATCACCGATACCAGCCGTCACGTTAAAATGGCTATTGTTGACTGGCGCGTAACTCCCGGTATCGCACTTGATGACCCGTTGCTCATGGTTGGAATGCCTCCGGCACTTACCGCTGCAACCGGTATGGATGCTCTGACTCACTCTGTTGAAGCTTATGTATCTACAGCAGCTACTCCCATGACTGACTCTGCAGCTGAAAAATCAATCGAACTCATTGCCAAGTACCTGCGTCCCGCAGTTGCTAACGGAACAGATATCGAAGCTCGTGAAGCCATGTGTTTCGCACAGTACCTCGGTGGTATGGCATTCAACAACGCAAGCCTCGGTCATGTACACGCTATGGCTCACCAGCTTGGCGGTTTCTATGACCTGCCTCACGGCGAATGCAACGCTATTCTCCTGCCTCATGTAGAAAAAGTTAACCTTATCGCTAAGGTAGACCGTTTCGTAAAAATCGCTCAGCTCATGGGTGAAAATACTGAAGGTCTTTCTCCTATGGAAGCAGCCGAACTGGCTCTCACCGCTATCAAACGCCTCTCCGCAGACATCGGTATTCCTTCCGGTCTCGTAGAGCTTGGAAAACGTTATGGTAAGGAAGTTAAGGAAGAAGACATTCCTACCATGACCGCAAACGCTCAGAAAGATGCTTGTGCTCTTACCAACCCCAGACTCCTTAAAGATGCTGAAGTTGCTGCTATCTACAAGGGCGCTCTCTAA
- a CDS encoding sigma-54-dependent transcriptional regulator: MKNDKYPVLVVDDEEPIRRLLKKELDSPEREIFTAASAQHAREMLRQRLYDVVVLDLRLPDTENLDFLIEVRESLPNTEVVMITGQGDIDSAVEAMKLGACDFIPKPFNLDRIDLVVEKAHQRVRLARENQILKHSSGKESSPTKLVGKSKAIKNIQFLIDKVAPTNVPVLITGESGAGKDVVAHAIHDRSTRSGNPIIIKNCASLQKELARSELFGHVKGSFTGATESQEGLMAYAHESTLFLDEIGELPLEVQASLLRVLETQTYRRVGEKDERRVDIRFLFATNRNLAEEVEAGRFHEALYHRINVFNISIPDLSERKEDLPLLVDYFLATLSPEGQPHRIVDSAMKCIMRYDWPGNIRELRNVIERSMILAENGIITANALPRELVMASENSEDDISLDSIEKKHILRMLDFFEGNRRKTAEALGISRKTLYRKINRYGLES; the protein is encoded by the coding sequence ATGAAGAATGACAAATATCCCGTTCTGGTTGTAGACGATGAAGAGCCTATCAGGCGTCTTCTTAAAAAAGAGCTTGATTCACCTGAAAGAGAAATTTTTACCGCGGCCTCTGCTCAGCATGCCCGGGAAATGCTCAGGCAGAGATTATATGATGTAGTGGTTCTGGACTTAAGACTTCCGGATACTGAAAATCTGGATTTTCTTATTGAAGTGAGAGAAAGTCTTCCAAATACGGAAGTCGTAATGATCACCGGACAGGGAGATATCGACAGTGCTGTAGAAGCGATGAAGCTTGGAGCCTGCGATTTTATCCCCAAACCATTTAATCTTGACCGCATTGATCTGGTTGTGGAGAAAGCTCATCAGCGAGTCCGCCTTGCCAGAGAAAATCAGATTTTAAAGCACAGCTCAGGAAAAGAAAGCAGCCCGACTAAACTTGTCGGAAAATCCAAGGCCATAAAAAACATTCAGTTTCTTATTGATAAGGTAGCTCCCACCAATGTTCCGGTTCTCATTACTGGAGAATCAGGTGCCGGTAAGGATGTTGTGGCCCATGCAATACATGACCGCTCCACAAGATCCGGTAATCCCATAATCATCAAAAACTGCGCATCACTCCAGAAAGAACTCGCCCGCAGTGAGCTTTTCGGTCACGTCAAAGGTTCCTTCACAGGAGCAACCGAATCTCAGGAAGGACTTATGGCCTATGCCCATGAATCAACACTCTTCCTTGATGAAATTGGTGAACTCCCTCTGGAAGTTCAGGCTTCCCTGCTGAGAGTTCTTGAAACTCAGACTTACCGTAGAGTCGGTGAAAAGGATGAGCGCCGCGTTGATATCAGATTCTTATTTGCTACCAACCGTAATCTGGCGGAAGAAGTTGAAGCCGGACGATTCCATGAAGCACTCTATCATCGTATAAATGTTTTCAATATTTCTATCCCGGACTTGAGTGAACGCAAAGAAGACCTGCCTCTTCTGGTAGATTATTTTCTTGCAACACTCAGCCCTGAAGGACAGCCGCACAGAATTGTGGACAGTGCCATGAAATGCATCATGCGTTACGACTGGCCCGGTAACATTCGTGAACTGAGAAATGTTATCGAACGCAGCATGATATTAGCTGAAAACGGTATAATTACCGCTAACGCACTCCCCAGAGAGCTGGTGATGGCTTCAGAAAACTCAGAAGATGATATTTCTCTTGATTCCATAGAAAAGAAACATATTTTGAGAATGCTGGACTTCTTTGAAGGCAACAGGAGAAAAACTGCCGAGGCCTTAGGAATCAGCCGGAAAACATTATATCGTAAAATTAACAGATACGGCCTTGAGAGCTGA
- a CDS encoding iron-containing alcohol dehydrogenase, whose translation MEITKFAIPEIIFGRGSINFVGQCALRHGAKKVFLVSDNGLEEAGWVQRLMDILESEGINWVYYMGVTHNPRDFQVEQGAEFYLKNGADVIVALGGGSVMDTAKGIAVIASNGGKVRDYEGANKIDRPLPPMIFIPSTAGSGSDISQFCIISDTQRRVKMSIISRTLVPNISIVDPDLLRTKSERLIIQSSIDALAHAIESYVSRIASPFTETQSLKAIDLIMRNLKPAIETRSLESLEQLSIASTSASMAFSNASLGMEHAIAHSLGGMFDIEHGVLHPILLTSVMRTNLDYCVSKMAEIGKVILNRREKDDMSTAIAGIEKLEAFFASLNVPVKLSQILAPESKMTLGQVCKMAVNDACNLTNPLEATWQDMLKACEEAW comes from the coding sequence ATGGAAATAACCAAGTTCGCAATTCCCGAAATAATATTCGGCAGGGGAAGCATAAACTTTGTCGGGCAATGCGCCCTCAGACACGGGGCAAAAAAGGTTTTTCTGGTCAGCGACAACGGTCTTGAAGAGGCTGGATGGGTCCAGAGATTAATGGACATTTTAGAATCCGAGGGGATCAACTGGGTCTATTATATGGGAGTCACCCATAATCCCCGTGATTTTCAGGTCGAACAGGGTGCAGAATTCTATCTGAAAAACGGAGCGGATGTAATCGTTGCTCTAGGTGGCGGCAGTGTCATGGACACAGCAAAAGGAATTGCGGTTATTGCCAGCAATGGCGGAAAAGTCAGAGACTATGAAGGTGCAAATAAAATCGACCGTCCCCTTCCTCCGATGATCTTTATTCCTTCCACAGCCGGCAGCGGGTCGGATATTTCTCAATTCTGCATCATCTCAGACACCCAAAGACGGGTCAAAATGTCCATCATCAGCAGGACACTGGTACCTAATATATCCATTGTAGACCCTGATCTATTGCGCACAAAAAGTGAAAGGCTTATCATTCAATCATCCATTGATGCCTTGGCTCATGCGATAGAATCTTATGTTTCGCGCATCGCCTCGCCGTTCACAGAAACTCAGTCACTTAAAGCAATCGACCTAATTATGCGCAACCTGAAACCGGCTATAGAAACCCGCTCTCTGGAGTCACTGGAACAACTTTCCATTGCTTCCACTTCGGCTTCAATGGCCTTCAGCAACGCATCCCTCGGAATGGAACACGCCATAGCCCATTCACTTGGAGGAATGTTCGACATTGAACACGGAGTACTCCACCCCATTCTTCTCACCTCGGTGATGCGCACCAATCTGGATTATTGTGTTTCCAAAATGGCTGAAATTGGAAAAGTTATTTTAAACCGCAGGGAAAAAGATGATATGAGCACCGCTATCGCGGGGATTGAAAAACTTGAAGCATTTTTCGCATCACTCAATGTACCGGTTAAGTTAAGCCAGATTCTTGCTCCTGAAAGCAAGATGACACTCGGACAGGTCTGTAAAATGGCGGTTAATGACGCCTGCAACCTGACAAATCCTCTGGAAGCCACATGGCAGGATATGCTCAAAGCCTGTGAGGAGGCCTGGTAA
- a CDS encoding CoB--CoM heterodisulfide reductase iron-sulfur subunit B family protein — MSGTLNYAYYPGCSGTGTSMEYDMSTRAVCSVLGIKLSDVPDWSCCGSTPAHTVDHTLSSALSARNLSLVEDMGMETTITPCPSCLTNLKTSGKRMEKEDFREKVNKLLDKPYNGTVATKSVLQILVEDLGVEAIREKVVKPLEGLKVAAYYGCIMNRPPEVMEFDDPEHPMSMDNIMEALGADVVPFPLKVECCGASFGIPRKDLVMKLSGKLLDAAEDIGAQAIVTACPLCQMNLDLRQGQINMATGSHHKIPVFYYTQLMGLALGLTEKEVGMGKLCVSPKAVLKAIGRKEKTSAK; from the coding sequence ATGAGCGGCACCTTAAACTATGCATACTACCCCGGATGCTCCGGAACCGGAACTTCAATGGAATATGATATGTCCACAAGGGCTGTCTGTTCTGTTCTGGGAATCAAATTAAGCGATGTTCCCGACTGGAGTTGCTGCGGCTCCACTCCGGCTCACACCGTTGATCACACTCTGTCCTCAGCCCTTTCCGCCCGCAACCTATCACTGGTTGAGGATATGGGGATGGAAACTACCATCACACCTTGCCCCAGCTGTCTTACAAATCTTAAGACATCCGGCAAAAGGATGGAAAAAGAAGATTTCCGCGAGAAAGTAAACAAGCTTCTGGACAAACCGTATAATGGAACGGTTGCAACCAAGTCCGTGCTTCAGATTCTTGTGGAAGATCTAGGTGTTGAAGCCATCAGGGAAAAAGTTGTCAAACCTCTGGAAGGTCTGAAAGTAGCCGCATACTACGGCTGCATCATGAACCGTCCACCGGAAGTCATGGAATTTGACGATCCTGAACACCCAATGTCCATGGATAATATTATGGAAGCCCTCGGAGCGGATGTTGTCCCATTCCCGCTGAAGGTTGAATGTTGTGGTGCTTCTTTCGGTATTCCGCGCAAAGATCTCGTTATGAAACTTTCCGGTAAACTTCTGGATGCAGCTGAAGACATCGGTGCACAGGCAATAGTAACCGCATGTCCTCTGTGCCAGATGAACCTTGACCTGCGTCAGGGGCAGATAAACATGGCTACCGGATCACATCATAAGATACCGGTATTTTATTATACCCAGCTTATGGGCCTGGCCCTTGGCCTTACCGAAAAAGAAGTCGGTATGGGCAAACTCTGTGTCAGCCCCAAGGCTGTGCTCAAAGCCATCGGCAGGAAAGAAAAAACTTCCGCCAAATAA
- a CDS encoding 4Fe-4S dicluster domain-containing protein, whose protein sequence is METVNITTSCDQQFVDLVEEESGQTLNLCYQCGNCTAGCPYSFAYDIPVSQIMRLLQLGQKETVLKSKSIWLCATCESCTTRCPNNIDVAHIMDVLRHIARREGYASVKTVKSFWDSFLDSVEKHGRAFEMGLLVNYILRTGRVWTDLDLGPKILPKGKLHFNPNDVQGKEEIAKIFERFKEGSGK, encoded by the coding sequence ATGGAAACAGTCAACATCACCACATCATGCGACCAGCAGTTTGTTGATCTGGTCGAGGAGGAAAGCGGTCAGACGCTTAACCTCTGTTATCAATGCGGTAACTGTACCGCCGGGTGTCCATACTCATTTGCGTATGACATTCCCGTAAGCCAAATCATGCGATTACTACAGCTAGGCCAGAAAGAAACAGTCCTTAAATCAAAATCTATCTGGCTTTGCGCTACATGCGAATCCTGTACGACACGCTGCCCTAACAACATTGACGTTGCACACATCATGGATGTCCTCAGGCACATTGCCCGCCGTGAAGGTTATGCTTCTGTCAAGACGGTTAAATCTTTCTGGGATTCTTTCCTTGATTCAGTTGAAAAACATGGAAGAGCCTTTGAGATGGGACTTCTGGTCAACTACATTCTTCGCACAGGCCGGGTCTGGACCGATCTCGATCTAGGACCGAAAATTCTGCCCAAGGGCAAACTTCATTTCAACCCGAATGATGTCCAGGGCAAAGAAGAGATTGCTAAAATCTTTGAACGTTTCAAGGAGGGTTCCGGCAAATGA
- a CDS encoding two-component system sensor histidine kinase NtrB: MAPLTSLNDLIGIKHCKLGFYQDLQRKVEELKSSNAELENQRKENQAILDAITDLMIVLSEDLKIRSVNHVFNEWYPGVNPIGKHCYKILRNRDSQCEDCPVLVAIDRDEIAKDTCIYKVDDKYRHFELIASPLKTDARFKRHVLLFKRDVTLEKEFQAQFYQAEKMATVGTLAAGVAHEINNPLTAINGFAEGIKRRLKYIEDSLDEELYDDFCEYTDTIISECLRCRDIVRTLLTFSRPVCASFTRLNLNKCVNDTMIILKHHIKDSCKISVKVVLDEDLPEIMGDESHLKQVIINLLVNAFDATKDGGSILIRTYSDEHNWVGLIVEDNGCGIPIELQDKLFEPFFTTKPVGKGIGIGLSTCYSIVKSHGGEIGMHSEEGAGSSFCVRIPGADQDEE; encoded by the coding sequence ATGGCTCCTCTTACATCATTAAATGATCTTATCGGAATTAAACATTGCAAACTGGGTTTTTATCAGGATCTTCAGAGAAAGGTTGAAGAACTCAAATCCTCAAACGCCGAACTTGAAAACCAGCGTAAAGAGAATCAGGCAATACTCGATGCAATAACGGACCTTATGATTGTCCTATCAGAGGACCTCAAAATAAGATCAGTAAACCACGTTTTTAATGAATGGTACCCCGGGGTCAACCCCATAGGAAAACACTGTTATAAAATACTGCGCAACAGAGACTCCCAGTGCGAGGACTGCCCTGTTCTTGTAGCTATAGACAGAGATGAAATTGCCAAAGACACCTGCATATACAAGGTAGATGACAAATATCGCCATTTTGAACTTATTGCCTCGCCCTTAAAAACAGATGCCAGATTTAAACGGCATGTGCTGCTGTTCAAACGCGATGTCACCCTTGAAAAAGAATTTCAGGCCCAGTTCTATCAGGCCGAAAAAATGGCTACTGTCGGAACACTAGCAGCAGGAGTCGCCCACGAGATTAATAACCCGCTCACAGCTATAAACGGATTTGCCGAAGGTATAAAGCGCCGTCTTAAATATATTGAGGACAGCCTCGATGAAGAATTATACGACGACTTCTGCGAATACACAGACACGATAATAAGTGAATGTCTGCGCTGCCGGGATATAGTCAGAACACTGCTGACATTCAGTCGTCCGGTGTGCGCAAGCTTCACCAGACTGAATCTTAATAAATGTGTCAATGACACAATGATTATTTTAAAGCACCACATAAAAGACAGCTGCAAAATATCAGTCAAAGTAGTTCTGGATGAAGACCTCCCGGAAATTATGGGAGACGAGTCTCACCTGAAACAGGTTATAATAAATCTTCTGGTCAACGCGTTTGATGCCACAAAAGATGGTGGTTCCATATTAATCAGAACCTATTCTGACGAACACAATTGGGTCGGGCTGATTGTGGAAGATAACGGCTGCGGTATTCCAATTGAGTTGCAGGACAAACTGTTCGAACCCTTCTTCACAACGAAACCAGTAGGAAAAGGAATCGGAATCGGCCTTTCAACGTGTTATTCCATTGTAAAAAGCCACGGTGGTGAAATTGGAATGCATAGCGAAGAAGGTGCCGGATCCTCTTTCTGCGTGAGAATTCCCGGAGCTGATCAAGATGAAGAATGA